A single genomic interval of Penaeus monodon isolate SGIC_2016 chromosome 30, NSTDA_Pmon_1, whole genome shotgun sequence harbors:
- the LOC119592436 gene encoding circumsporozoite protein-like: MARRSCLDVSARPVLGTQATILESTTTYTLHPSTKLAVPFNLKRCLKVMPEVKFEVKFEVNPNVKFEVKPEVNFEVNLEVNFEVNPEVKFAVNPEVNPEVNPEANPEVKFAVKPEENPEANPEANPEANPEVKFAVKPEANPEANPEANPEVKFAVKPEENPEVNPEANPEANPEVKFAVKPEGRGCRDPAQGLP; this comes from the exons ATGGCACGACGCTCCTGTCTGGACGTTTCTGCCAGGCCTGTACTCGGGACTCAAGCTACCATACTGGAATCTACGACAACTTACACTCTACATCCAAGTACCAAGCTGGCAGTACCATTCAA TTTGAAGCGATGTTTGAAAGTAATGCCTGAAGTGAAGTTTGAAGTGAAGTTTGAAGTGAATCCTAACGTAAAATTTGAAGTAAAGCCTGAAGTAAATTTTGAAGTGAATCTTGAAGTAAATTTTGAAGTGAATCCTGAAGTGAAGTTTGCAGTGAATCCTGAAGTGAATCCCGAAGTGAATCCTGAAGCAAATCCTGAAGTGAAGTTCGCAGTGAAGCCTGAAGAAAATCCTGAAGCAAATCCTGAAGCAAATCCTGAAGCAAATCCTGAAGTGAAGTTCGCAGTGAAGCCTGAAGCAAATCCTGAAGCAAATCCTGAAGCAAATCCTGAAGTGAAGTTCGCAGTGAAGCCTGAAGAAAATCCCGAAGTGAATCCTGAAGCAAATCCTGAAGCAAATCCTGAAGTGAAGTTCGCAGTGAAGCCTGAGGGCCGAGGCTGCAGGGATCCGGCGCAGGGTCTGCCATGA